One genomic segment of Rhinopithecus roxellana isolate Shanxi Qingling chromosome 6, ASM756505v1, whole genome shotgun sequence includes these proteins:
- the PIP gene encoding prolactin-inducible protein codes for MRSLQLLFRASPATLLLVLCLHLGTNKAQENTRRIIIQNFEIPTIANRDEEVTAMLQVQTELKECMVAKAYLISDVPVEGAFNYKYTRCLCEDYPNTYYWDFHTNRTVRIAAVVDITRELGICPNDAAVTPINKNRFYTIKTLVVA; via the exons ATGCGCTCGCTCCAGCTCCTGTTCAGGGCCAGCCCTGCCACCCTGCTCCTGGTTCTCTGCCTGCATTTGGGGACCAACAAAGCTCAGGAAAACAC TCGGAGGATCATAATACAGAATTTTGAGATCCCCACAATAGCAAATCGAGATGAGGAAGTCACTGCAATGCTTCAAGTTCAAACAGAATTGAAAGAATGCATGGTG GCTAAAGCTTACCTCATTAGTGACGTCCCTGTGGAAGGTGCATTTAACTACAAGTATACTCGCTGCCTATGTGAGGATTATCCAAATACCTACTACTGGGACTTTCATACGAACA GAACTGTGCGAATTGCAGCCGTCGTTGATATTACTCGGGAATTAGGCATCTGCCCTAATGATGCTGCTGTAACCCCCATCAATAAAAACCGGTTTTATACTATTAAAACCCTAGTGGTAGCATAA